The following are from one region of the Nostoc cf. commune SO-36 genome:
- a CDS encoding phage tail protein — translation MVQSASRIPEVLTAHRFYLELTLEGQNDANCFFLECQGFKRTQEVIEITEVTSQAWGTKGQSKGQVVRTKLPSNPKSGNLILRRGTTNSMDFWKWFEKVQQGNWSQQRRLVALSIYNQANQEVARFELAGAWPASYKIADVNARSHDIEIEEVEVAFEEFKRVK, via the coding sequence GTGGTACAATCCGCAAGCCGAATTCCAGAAGTCCTTACAGCCCATCGGTTCTATCTAGAACTGACACTAGAAGGTCAAAACGATGCCAATTGTTTCTTTTTGGAGTGTCAAGGCTTCAAAAGAACACAAGAGGTAATTGAAATTACTGAAGTCACTTCTCAAGCCTGGGGTACAAAAGGGCAATCAAAAGGTCAGGTCGTGAGAACTAAGCTTCCTAGCAATCCCAAGAGTGGTAATCTCATTCTGCGTAGAGGTACTACCAACTCTATGGATTTTTGGAAGTGGTTCGAAAAAGTCCAGCAGGGTAATTGGTCACAGCAACGTAGGCTGGTTGCTTTATCTATTTATAATCAGGCAAATCAAGAAGTGGCTAGATTTGAATTAGCCGGTGCTTGGCCTGCAAGTTACAAAATTGCCGATGTCAACGCCCGCAGCCATGACATCGAAATTGAGGAAGTGGAGGTTGCTTTTGAGGAATTTAAACGCGTGAAGTAA
- a CDS encoding phage tail protein, with amino-acid sequence MAGEFLTSCKFYFEADGITDKFIKEISGLGVENTPAQEVHGSSKGAKLMRQATPTVVKFTNITVKVIATDDIDLYTWYQKCNEDMGDPRQWSQNRKTGSVVAYDQQGSEKARWNIVNCYPCKYTGPTLTASGGDMANETVELVHEGIKRIK; translated from the coding sequence ATGGCAGGCGAATTTTTAACCTCTTGTAAATTTTACTTCGAGGCTGATGGTATTACTGATAAATTTATCAAAGAAATTAGTGGGCTAGGCGTTGAAAACACTCCAGCGCAAGAAGTTCACGGTTCATCTAAAGGCGCTAAACTAATGCGCCAAGCTACACCAACTGTTGTGAAATTTACCAACATTACAGTAAAAGTCATCGCTACAGATGATATAGACCTTTATACTTGGTATCAAAAGTGTAACGAAGACATGGGTGATCCTCGTCAGTGGTCACAGAACCGTAAGACTGGTTCGGTGGTTGCTTATGACCAACAAGGCTCTGAAAAAGCACGCTGGAACATTGTCAATTGTTATCCATGTAAATATACTGGGCCCACCTTAACAGCCTCTGGTGGTGATATGGCAAATGAAACAGTTGAATTGGTTCACGAAGGAATTAAACGAATCAAATAA